The stretch of DNA tccacctacctgactgatgtgactgggaatgaccagtcagttccagcgcagaaccacctcaatgttctcagagagaactgcggatcctagacggctcggatgaagcccatcccaacgatacagggccggacgctcacgaaagcactcccagttgtcgacgtagtccacgccgacagtgccgcaccaatccaggagccaggagtggagcccgaagagcctgctaaacgcctcgcatcctcgacggtaggtgggcagggggccagagacgatgatcctagcatccgtcttcttccgagcggtatccagaagcgaacggtagtgctccttcaggacctcgctgcggcgggcggagatgtcgttcgttcccacgtggagaacgacggtgccgaagTCCTCGCGCTGCCGAAGCGCCGACGGAAGCCGCCTGGCGACGTCCAGGACACGtgcgcctgggagacaagacacggttgcattactctttatccccggcacttttaaatgtctaactattgaatcaccaataataagaacaccgtcctgtttagtcttcggcgctggagcaggtgaaggccaggagctgagcacctcaaaccggttggcagaagtgaagactggctgcggtggagggggggacggcctcggcttcccacgcccacgctggcgctcccatcccggtgcaggcgtgtagatgggtacccccgcaaaccgccgcggcagaggagccggagaggcgacggccacgtaggaggcgtcgcgggctgcctcgagtctcgtcttctcccgctggagctccgtctgcttctccaagagacgctgaatccggcgaccgagctgctcgagctccgcgccgagctcagaaagagctcgttcctcggcaggcgccatgaagagagaaaaataaacaatgagaaataatatgtacgaaaaaaatgaagttaagaagCACGGTGGGTTAGGAATgatgaagacagcacactaggataagcaatgccaaagaatatgcaatagagattgtaaataaacgtctagaggactaaaacagcgacaaacggcaaacaatttcaaatcaagCACGCGAGTAGTCAGCCGGAAGTGACGTACCTGTGACGATTCCCAAGCTAAGCACACCTTTTCCCGAATGATATATCATcactatcaaacacacacacacacacccccctatggacactatcaaacacatacacacacacacacacacccatcccTACGGAcactatcaaacacacacacacacacccctatggacactatctaacacatacacacacacacacacacacacacacacacacacccctatggacactatcaaacacatacacacacacacacacacccatcccTACGGAcactatcaaacacacacacacacacccctatggacactatcaaacacacacacacacacccctatggacactatcaaacacacacacacacacccctatggacactatcaaacacacacacacacacacccctatggacactatcaaacacacatacacacacacacacacacacacacccctatggacactatcaaacacatacacacacacacacacccatccctatggacactatcaaacacacacacacacacacccctatggacactaccaaacacacacacacacacacacacacccacccctatggacactatcaaatacacactcacacacacacacacctatggatattatcaaacacacacacacacacacacacacacacctatggacactatcaaacacacacacacacctatggacactatgaaatacacactcacacacacacacacccctatggacactatcaagcacacacacacacacacacacctatggacactatcaaacacacacacacacctatggacactatgaaatacacactcacacacacacacacacacccctatggacactatcaagcacacacacacacccatatggacactatcaaacacacacacacacacctatggacactatcaaacacatacacacacacacacacacacacacacacccctatggacactatttaacacatacacacacacacacacccatcccTACGGAcactatcaaacacacacacacacacccctatagacactatcaaacacacacacacacacccctatggacactatcaaacacacatacacacacacacacacacacacccctatggacactatcaaacacatacacacacacacacacacccatccctatggacactatcaaacacacacacacacacccctatggacactatcaaacacacatacacacacacacacacacacacacacccctatggacactatcaaacacatacacacacacacacacccatccctatggacactatcaaacacacacacacacacccctatggacactatcgaacacacacacacacacacccccctatGGGCACTAtcaaacacacacccctatggacactatcaaacacacacacacacacacacacacccctatggacactatcaaacacacacacacccctatggacactatcaaacacacacacacacacacacacccatccctatggacactatcaaacacacactcacacacacacccctatggacactatcaaacacacacacacacacacccacccctatggacactatcaaacacacacacacacacacacacctatggacactatcaaacacacacacacacctatggacactatgaaatacacactcacacacacacacacacacccctatggacactatcaaacatacacacacacacacccctatggacactatcaaacatacacacacacacacccctatggacactatcaaacatacacacacacacacccctatggacactatcaaacatacacacacacacacccctatggacactatcaaacatacacacacacacctatggacactatcaaacacacacacacacacacacacacacacccctatggacactatctaacacatacacacacatacacacacacacacacacacacacacacacacacacccctatggacactatcaaacacatacacacacacacacacccagccctACGGAcactatcaaacacacacacacacacccctatggacactatcaaacacacacacacacacacccctatggacactatcaaacacacatacacacacacacacacacacacccccccctatggacactatcaaacacatacacacacacacacccatccctatggacactatcaaacacacacacacacacccctatggacactatcgaacacacacacacacacacacccctatgggcactatcaaacacacacccctatggacactatcaaacacacacacacacacacccatccctatggacactatcaaacacacacacacacacacacccatccctatggacactatcaaacacacacacacacacacacacccatccctatggacactatcaaacacacactcacacacacacccctatggacactatcaaacacacacacacacacacacacacacccatatggACACTAtcaaactcacactcacacacacacacacacccctatggacactatcaaacacacacacacacacccatccgTATGGAcactatcaaacacacacacacacacacacacacacacacccatccatATGGAcactatcaaacacacacacacacacacacacacacacctatggacactatcaaacacacacacacacacacccctatggacactattaaacacatacacacacacacacacccatcccTACGGAcactatcaaacacacacacacacacccctatggacactatcaaacacacacacacacacacacacacacacccctatggacactatcaaacacacacacacacacacacccctatggacactatcaaacacaaacacacacacacacacacccctatgggcactatcaaacacacacccctatggacactatcaaacacacacacacacacacccccctatggacactatcaaacacacacacacacacacccctatggacactatcaaacagtcacacacacctctgtggacagtttcacacacacactgtgttatAAAGGTACACAGGTGTAATGTCCTCTCCCTCTGTGTCCTCTGTCCGTCACAGACTCGCTGTCCTCTGCTTTAATCTGAATCCCTGAGGTTAGTGTCTGACAGACGCTGAGGACTCTTTCCCCGTCAGCGATTTCCTCTGTGGAAAACAGGACGTGAAGCCGCTCACAGATTAAACTCTCGGGGTAAAGACCCTCTGACAGGAGCCGTGGCGTCTGATCTGGGGCTGTTCTCTTTATTGAGGGGGTGACAGAATTATAAAGACGGTCGGAGCTGTGAATCCCGACTCACGGCGGGACACCAATCGCCCAGAGCTCCGAAACAGGATTAACATTAGCCTCCTCAGATTAAAGCAGTGTTTCTGACAGAGCCATTCACACCCGCCGCAGCCGCTGAGGCCCTGAAAGGGACCTGCCACAGAGGGGCCACAGATTACTCTTCATCCCACTGCTCTAATTGTCCCCTGTGTCCTCTCTTAAAGACGGAGAGAAACACTGGTGTAAAGACCAGCACACGTCAGCACTACAGACCGGAGCGGTTCCCTGGGCTCAGAGCTCCATCCGCTCCAAGACttggagttgtgtttgtgatgccCCAGACGAACATTTTATTGCTCAAAGATTGCTCCATAATGGCTCAGGAAACAATTCATTACTttggagaaaaaaatgagacCAAAAGGAGATGAGATGAGAGATAAATATAGAAAAGAGTAGGGTTTAGTTCATTTGGCAAATCTGAACacggtgaacacaccacactcctcacagacagtcacccggaggaaacccacgcagacacagggagaacacaccacactcctcacagacagtcacccggaggaaacccacgcagacacagggagaacacaccacactcctcacagacagtcacccggaggaaacccacgcagacacaaggagaacacaccacactcctcacagacagtcacccggaggaaacccacgcagacacagggagaacacaccacactcctcacagacagtcacccggaggaaacccacgcagacacagggagaacacaccacactcctcacagacagtcacccggaggaaacccacgcagacacagggagaacacaccacactcctcacagacagtcacccggaggaaacccacgcagacacagggagaacacaccacactcctcacagacagtcacccggaggaaacccacgcagacacagggagaacacaccacactcctcacagacagtcacccagaggaaacccacacagacacagggagaacacaccacactcctcacagacagtcacccagaggaaacccacacagacacagagagaacacaccacactcctcacagacagtcacccggaggaaacccacgcagacacagggagaacacaacacactcctcacagacagtcacccagagaaaacccacgcagacacagggagaacacaacacactcctcacagacagtcacccagaggaaacccacgcagacacagggagaacacaacacactcctcacagacagtcacccagaggaaacccacgcagacacagggagaacacaacacactcctcacagacagtcacccggaggaaacccacgcagacacagggagaacacaccacactcctcacagacagtcacccagaggaaacccacacagacacagagagaacacaccacactcctcacagacagtcacccggaggaaacccacgcagacacagggagaacacaccacactcctcacagacagtcacccagaggaaacccacacagacacagggagaacacaccacactcctcacagacagtcacccagaggaaacccacacagacacagggagaacacaccacactcctcacagaaagtcacccagatgaaacccacgcagacacagggagaacacaccacactcctcacagacagtcacccagaggaaacccacgcggacacagggagaaaacaccacactcttcacagacagtcacctggaggaaacccacacagacacagggagaacacaccacactcctcacagaaagtcacccagatgaaacccatgcagacacagggagaacacaccacactcctcacagacagtcacctggaggaaacccacgcagacacagggagaacacaacacactcctcacagacagtcacccagaggaaacccacgcagacacagggagaacacaacacactcctcacagacagtcacccagaggaaacccacgcagacacagggagaacacaacacactcctcacagacagtcacccggaggaaacccacgcagacacagggagaacacaccacactcctcacagacagtcacccagaggaaacccacacagacacagagagaacacaccacactcctcacagacagtcacccggaggaaacccacgcagacacagggagaacacaccacactcctcacagacagtcacccagaggaaacccacacagacacagggagaacacaccacactcctcacagacagtcacccagaggaaacccacacagacacagggagaacacaccacactcctcacagaaagtcacccagatgaaacccacgcagacacagggagaacacaccacactcctcacagacagtcacccagaggaaacccacgcggacacagggagaaaacaccacactcttcacagacagtcacctggaggaaacccacacagacacagggagaacacaccacactcctcacagaaagtcacccagatgaaacccatgcagacacagggagaacacaccacactcctcacagacagtcacctggaggaaacccacacagacacagggagaacacaccacactcctcacagacagtcacccagaggaaacccacgcagacacagggagaacacaccatactcctcacagacagtcacccggaggaaacccacgcagacacagggagaacacaccacactcctcacagacagtcacccggaggaaacccacgcagacacagggagaacacaccacactcctcacagacagtcacccggaggaaacccacgcagacacagagagaacacagcacactcctcacagacagtcacccggaggaaacccacacagacacagagagaacacaccacactcctcacagacagtcacccggaggaaacccacgcggacacgggaagaacatcgggattgaacccacaacctcctgcaCTACTGTACCACACTTAtgtagaaaaatatattatatataaaatgttatttactaatttcatttacaaaaagTAACAAGGGAAATTAATGAAGGAGAACTCTGTAAATTAAACTGTGAACACAAAAGTTGGCATCGTGTATAAACTCTCTTTAACTGCTCAGTGTatgagacagacacagagagtgtgATTAGCATGGCTAGTGTTGTCGTTATCTGTGTAGCCTTTTCTGCTTCATTAGCCTGGTTGGCGCTAATACAGAGTTGATGTGTGGttattttgtgcttgtgtgtgtgtgtgtggtgtggtgggGGGCAGTGTTGTTAGCCAATTAGCTAATAGACCTAAGGGCTACCACGCAGGAGCTGGCACACCGTCCCTCACTGCGTGGGGCATATGGAGAACGCTGGCACCGCTCTGGTGCGTCTGAGCCGAGCCTAGCGCAGGGGGAAATCAAAACTAAACCGACTGTGAGGGACAGAGCGGACAGTTTACTTCAGAAacacaaagctgagatctgaggGTCTTTTCCTCAGGGGCATGTGCTGTGCTGTGAAGAACGCTGGGGGCAATAATGCGGACCGGGCGTTCAGTTCTGCCCCTCAGATCAGTGTTCAATGAGAAAGTGCTAAGCTAACTAAGCTAAAGGCTAGAGGACTGTCCTTTTCACTTCTCTGGCGACAATAAATCAGGGCGGGGCAGGTTCAGTGACAGGGAACCACGGTCCTGTTAGCGTTAGCTAAAACAGGGCATCTATAATGGGTGTCATTTAGCAGTAGAAGCTATAAAAATCCTGAAATTAATGCACAgaataaataatagaaaatCGATTATAATAAATcgattaaatataaataagcaGTGGATATCATTACGTTTTCACGTGAGCGAGGGGTGTGTGGACCTCTGTTCTGATCCGTTTTCCTTATTGATTTCCTGGTTCTAGATTTTTCCGTATTGTGGAAAGGCACTTCCTGACTTCTGCTTACTCCGGGATAAAAGCGCCCCCAGGCTGCCGTGGTCCTGCGCAGCTCAGAGTGGCTCCTGTGCGACTCTGAGACTGCGTTTTTGCGTAAGTTTGGGTCAAGGCTCGCTGTGTGCTTTGAAACGTGCTGAAACATCAGTTTAACTAAGAACTGATCTGAGGCTCCTTCGTTCAGCGgttaacacatcacacacacgctTCACCGGGGACCCCCAGGCAGGCGGGCGGTGGGGGGGTGAGGACCAAAGCACAAAGGGAGAGACGTGCTAACATCCACACGTAcacagaggagctgtgtgtgcaccGTCAGCAGAGGCAGCTCTCAGAGGCGCTGCTCAGGGAATGTCCAGGTCCCTGATGATGACGATGAAGCCAGCGGCTGAAACTCTCCTGGGACCCGTACCCGCCTTCCTCTCTGAGAGAAATGGTAATGGTGATATCCTTAGGTTCCAGTCAGTGACTTTGTTGAGGTTTTCGAGGACCGTTTTCACGTATGAACTCAGGAGAAACGGTGGGAGATTCCCTGTGTCAGACGTGCTCTCGGATCTGGAAACGCCCCACAGGGTTCAGACAGGGGGCATTCACACTGCTCTGGGTTTAttcactgctctttgtttgttcCAGCGTCTCACAGAAGATGAGACGGATTCGAGCAGTAATCTGGACTTCGAAGCACGTTGTTCATTTGTTACTAGTTTCAGAGGCGTTCTGagcagcgccccctgctggagctgCTCTTAAATCTGAGTGAGTACGTGAGTGAGTTACGCCTGTTACATGAGAGGTTTCACACTAAAATCACAAGAGAAGGTGAGCTGTACATAACAGTGGTGAAGAAGTTTGTTTATAACTTACCAAAGAGACACGAGAGAGTTCTGTAACTAAATGGAAGCTGAGCCAGTTCTGcgttaataataaattaacagagacactgtgtgtttgttgtctGAGCTCTGGCCTAGTGGAACAGTccctaaacatgagtgagtgagtgaatatgtgaatgagtaaatgaatgagtgagtgaatgagtgattgagtgagtgaatatgtgaatgggtgagtgagtaaatgaatgagtgagtgaatatgtgaatgagtgagaaaaTCAGTGAGTGAGCgaataagtgagtgaatgagtgagtaagtgagtgagtgagtgaatgagtgagctaGTGAATAAGTGagcaagtgaatgagtgagcgagtgaataagtgaatgaatgagtgagctAGTGAATAAGTGagcaagtgaatgagtgagcgagtgaataagtgaatgggtgagtgagtgaataagtgagtgagcgagtgaat from Hoplias malabaricus isolate fHopMal1 chromosome 5, fHopMal1.hap1, whole genome shotgun sequence encodes:
- the LOC136696833 gene encoding uncharacterized protein, producing the protein MAPAEERALSELGAELEQLGRRIQRLLEKQTELQREKTRLEAARDASYVAVASPAPLPRRFAGVPIYTPAPGWERQRGRGKPRPSPPPPQPVFTSANRFEVLSSWPSPAPAPKTKQDGARVLDVARRLPSALRQREDFGTVVLHVGTNDISARRSEVLKEHYRSLLDTARKKTDARIIVSGPLPTYRRGCEAFSRLFGLHSWLLDWCGTVGVDYVDNWECFRERPALYRWDGLHPSRLGSAVLSENIEVVLRWN